In Salinibacterium sp. NK8237, the following proteins share a genomic window:
- a CDS encoding VWA domain-containing protein: MTTRRHRHRKTFWQRWKKRWWLAPIALVAIAALSLAGIQLGAIGWISNAVAPLAGGCTETRPVVIAADPSIAPALTIVAAEFDEADGNCTETEVRSLVSADTAALFASGVSGDLDAWVPDSAAWLDRVTSMAGSLGRTAPELQVTDYVASTPVVLATSASQVANLGDTPLSWEALLGGTVTTLVPDPEANAASLAGLAQLQSVASAEDPRQFAGAMIAMGKTIPQSSEDAFQLATDATLPTVVMTTEREVATYNSTSASPMIALYPTDGTVELTYPFVEVVSGEDDAESAETDDTDAAAAVATQITAADAPERLLTALAAATRTSAEVLASQGFRDAEGGGDLRVTGVPETATEAKPTADAAVQIEILRAWSVLTLRSRLLVVIDVSGSMLDPASNGLRRIDVFQLAASEALSKFSGEAELGVWAFSQNRIGTQDWEPLSPIAPLSDPDHVAQINGVVASLPDRIYGYTGLYDTILAAVKEVKEDYDPTKVNSVLLITDGYNEDDDGISLSTLLKNLKALDDPNEPVPVILIGFGPDTDLDAMTEIAQSTGGAAYSAAVPEDLGNVLVDALTQRSCRPNCT, encoded by the coding sequence GTGACCACCCGACGGCATCGACACCGTAAGACTTTTTGGCAACGGTGGAAGAAGCGTTGGTGGCTGGCGCCTATTGCGCTGGTTGCCATTGCGGCTCTCTCTCTCGCAGGAATCCAATTGGGCGCAATTGGATGGATTTCGAATGCTGTAGCGCCGTTGGCTGGCGGCTGCACCGAGACTCGCCCTGTCGTGATTGCCGCTGACCCGTCGATTGCTCCCGCCCTCACAATTGTCGCGGCGGAGTTCGATGAGGCCGACGGCAATTGCACCGAAACCGAAGTCCGTTCGCTTGTTTCGGCAGACACCGCTGCTCTCTTCGCCTCTGGAGTTTCCGGCGATCTCGACGCGTGGGTTCCTGACTCGGCTGCCTGGCTCGATCGCGTTACGTCAATGGCGGGTTCGCTCGGGCGCACTGCTCCCGAGCTCCAGGTCACTGACTACGTTGCCAGCACACCGGTAGTGCTTGCTACGTCTGCGTCGCAAGTTGCGAATCTGGGGGATACCCCTCTTTCTTGGGAAGCTCTCCTCGGCGGCACAGTGACTACCTTGGTGCCCGACCCGGAGGCGAACGCGGCGAGTCTTGCCGGCCTTGCACAGCTGCAGTCGGTTGCGTCTGCTGAAGATCCCCGTCAATTTGCCGGGGCCATGATTGCCATGGGAAAGACAATTCCGCAGTCCTCCGAAGATGCTTTCCAGCTCGCGACGGATGCGACTCTCCCTACCGTGGTTATGACCACCGAGCGCGAAGTCGCGACGTACAACAGCACGTCAGCGTCTCCCATGATCGCCCTGTATCCCACCGATGGCACGGTCGAGTTGACCTACCCGTTCGTGGAGGTAGTGAGTGGCGAGGATGACGCCGAAAGCGCCGAAACAGACGACACGGATGCTGCCGCAGCAGTCGCGACCCAAATCACGGCTGCGGATGCCCCCGAGCGACTCCTCACGGCGCTTGCCGCGGCCACTCGCACTTCGGCCGAGGTCCTTGCTAGTCAAGGTTTCCGGGACGCAGAGGGTGGCGGTGACCTCAGGGTCACGGGAGTTCCTGAGACCGCTACCGAGGCGAAGCCGACGGCGGATGCTGCAGTACAGATTGAGATTCTGCGTGCATGGAGTGTTCTCACTCTTCGATCGCGACTTCTCGTGGTGATCGATGTTTCCGGATCCATGCTCGATCCTGCCAGTAATGGCTTGCGCCGAATCGATGTGTTCCAACTTGCGGCAAGCGAGGCATTGTCCAAATTCTCGGGAGAAGCAGAGCTTGGGGTGTGGGCGTTCTCACAAAACCGCATCGGCACTCAAGACTGGGAGCCGCTGTCTCCCATCGCGCCGCTCTCCGACCCTGATCACGTGGCACAGATCAACGGTGTTGTCGCGTCGTTGCCTGACCGCATTTATGGGTACACCGGGCTTTACGACACGATCTTGGCCGCGGTGAAAGAGGTCAAGGAAGATTACGACCCGACCAAGGTCAACTCGGTTCTGCTCATCACTGACGGCTACAACGAAGATGACGACGGCATTAGTTTGTCGACGCTCCTCAAAAACCTCAAGGCGCTCGACGATCCCAATGAGCCTGTTCCTGTTATCTTGATTGGTTTCGGTCCCGATACCGACCTTGACGCGATGACAGAGATTGCTCAATCAACCGGGGGCGCAGCCTATTCCGCTGCCGTGCCAGAGGATCTCGGTAACGTTCTGGTTGATGCCCTGACTCAGCGGTCGTGTCGTCCGAACTGCACCTAG